The window TCGCCCGCCTGCCTCGCCGCCCTGCTCGGCACGGCGGACAACGGCTTCTGGCGCCTCGCGCCCGTCGCCGCCCGGGGCCCCTGCACGAGCAGGGCCTACCGGCACGACACCCTCGTCCTGGACTCCTACTGGGCGACCGCGACCGGAACCGTACGCGTCACCGACTTCATGCCGCCACGCACCCAACTGCCGTGCCTGATCCGGATCGTCGAGGGACTGTCGGGTTCGGTGACCCTGCGCAGCGAGCTGCGGCTGCGCTTCCATCAGGGCCGGGTCGTGCCCTGGGCCCGGACCGACGCCGACGGCACGGTGGCGGTCGCGGGACCCGACGCGGTGTGGGTGAGCACCGACGGACCCGTGCGGGTGCTGGGCGGGGAGCCGTCCACCGTCGCCGAGTTCACCGTCACCGCCGGACACCGGCAGGCGCTGACCCTCGCCTGGTCGCCCTCGCACCTGCCGGGCCCGCCCGCGCCGCTCGCGGTCCCGGCCGAGACGGTTCTCAAGGAGACCGTCGACTACTGGCGGCGCTGGACCGGCCGCTGCCGCTACGACGGACCCTGGCGGGACGCCGTCGTACGCTCCCTGATCACCCTGAAAGCCCTCACCTACGCCCCCACCGGCGGCATCGTCGCCGCCCCCACCACCTCGCTGCCGGGCTGCCTCGGTGGCGAGCGCAACTGGGATCAGCGCTACTGCTGGCTGCGCGACTCCACCCTCGCCCTGTCCTGTCTGCTGCGCTGCGGCTACCGGGAGGAGGCGACGGCCTGGCTGGACTGGCTGGTGCGGGCCATCGCGGGCGACCCGGCCGATCTGCAGACCGTGTACGGCGTGGGCGGACAGCGCCTGCTGCCGGAGACCGAGGCACCCTGGCTGCCCGGCTACGAGGACTCGCGGCCGGTGCGGTTCGGCAACTCGGCGGTCGGCCAGTTCCAGCTCGACGTCTACGGCGAGGTCCTGGACACGCTCTGTCTGTCCCTGCTCGCCGGCATCCCCATGCCCGCCCATGTGTGGAACCTGGTCGAGTCGATGATGGGCTTCCTGCAACGGCACTGGCGCGAACCGGACCGGGGACTGTGGCAGGTGCGCGGACCGCGCCGGCAGTTCGTGCACTCCAAGGTCATGACCTGGGTGGCCGCCGACCGCGCCCTGCGCATGGGCGAACTCCTCGGCCGCAACGGCTCCTCGGACCGCTGGCGGGCGATGCGCGACGAGGTCCGCCGCCAGGTCTGCCGCAAGGGCTGGGACCCGGCACAGCGCTCCTTCGTCCAGGCCTACGGCTCACCGGCCCTGGACGCCTCCGCCCTGCTGCTGCCCAAGGTCGGCTTCCTGCCCGCCGGGGACGCGCGGGTGCGCGGGACCGTCCACGCGATGAGCGGGCTCGCCGAGGGCGGGTTCCTGCGGCGGTACGCGCATGGCGGCCCGGGCATGCACGAGGTGGACGGACTGCCGGGCCACGAGGGCACGTTCGTGTCCTGCTCCCTGTGGTACGCCGACGCCCTCGCCGCGACCGGCCGTGCCGCCGAGGCCCGGGAGACCTTCGAACGCGTCCTCGCCGTCCGCAACGACGTGGGGCTGCTCTCGGAACAGTGGGATCCGGCGGCCGGACGGCAACTGGGCAACGCTCCCCAGGCGTTCAGCCACCTCGCCCTCGCGGAGACCGCGTTCGCGCTCGCAGGGATCGGCAACCCTACGGCTTCTGCCCCCGCGCGGACCCCGCGTACCCGAGCGGGTTGAGCTGCTGGAAGCGCCAGCTGTCCCGGCACATGTCGGCGAGATCCCGAGTGGGCCGCCAGCCCCAGGCCCGGTCCACCGCACTCGCGTCGGCGACCAGCTCGGCCACGTCACCGGGACGGCGCGCCGTCACCTCGTAGGGCACCGGCCGGCCGCATGCCCTGGAGTACTCGGCGACCACGTCGAGCACCGAACTGCCCTGGCCGAGCCCGAGGTTGAACACATGCATGCCCGGTGCGTCGGCGAGATGGTCCAGCGCGACGCGGTGCGCGTCGACCGTGTCCATCACATGCAGATAGTCGCGGACCGCCGTCCCGTCCCCGGTTGGATAGTCGCCGCCGAAGACCTTGAGCCGAGGGTGCCGCCCGACGGCCGCCTGCGCCAAATACGGCATCAGATTGTCGGGCGTGCCCTGCGGGTCCTCGCCGAGCAGTCCGCTCGGATGGGCGCCGGCCGGGTTGAAGCAGCGCAGACACAGCACGGTGTACTCGGGGCAGCGGCGGCACACATCGGCGAGGATCTGCTCGCAGGCCCACTTGGAGGCCGCGTAGGGATGGACGGGCCGCGGGGGCGTGGCCTCGCCGAGCGGTCCCGGACCGGCGTCGCCGTAGACCGAGCAGGACGAGGAGTACACCAGCTGATGCACCCCGTGCTCGTGCATGGCACCCAGCAGGGCCGTCGTACCGCCGACGTTGACGTCGTAGTACGCGACCGGCGCCCGCAGCGACCCGGACCCCGACTTCATGCCCGCGAAGTGCAGTACGGCGTCCACAGTGTGCCGGTCGAAGACGGCCGACAGGGCGTGCCGGTCCCGGATGTCCAGGTCGTAGACGGCACCGACGAAGCGGCCCGCGATGCGTTCGACGCGCGCGAAGACCTGCGGGGAGCTGTTGCTGTAATTGTCGACCACGATCACTTCGTAGCCGTGGTCGAGCAGCTCCACGCAGGCGTGGCTCCCGATGAATCCGCCCCCGCCGGTCACGAGGACGGTTGACGGTGCGCTCATGGGCCCGGCTCGCCTTCTCGTGACCGGGAAACACCGTATGTTTACGACGTATATCTTCGACTCTGCTCCCCTTGGCCCCGACAGTCAAGGGCTCAGTTCCGGACCAGCAGCTGGAAGTCGAACGCGTAGCGCGAGGCGCGGTAGATGTGGGTGCCGTACTCGACCGCGCGGCCCGAGTCGTCGTACGCAGTGCGCTGCATGGTGAGCAGGGCGGCGCCCTTCTTCTCGTCCAGCCGGGCCGCCTCCTCGGCGGTGGCGCAGCGGGCGCCGATGGTCTGGCGGGCGCTGTGCAGGGTGAGGCCGGCCGAGCGCATCATCCGGTACAGGCCGGTCGACTCCAGGCGGGCCGTGTCCAGCTCCAGGAGGGTGGCGGGCAGGTAGTTGCACAGCAGTGCCACCGGCTGGCCGTGGGTGGAGCGAAGTCGCTCCAGAAGTGTCACCTCGGCGCCCTCCGCGAGGCCGAGGGCGGCGGCGACGTCGGCTGCGGCCGGGACGGTCTCGTTGCGTACGACCTGCGTGGTCGGGCCCTGTCCGGCCGCCTCCAGGTCGTCGTAGAGGCTGCTCAGTTCCAGCGGTCGCTTGACCTGGCTGTGCACCACCTGGGTGCCGACCCCGCGCCGCCTGACCAGGAGCCCCTTGTCGACGAGGGACTGGATGGCCTGGCGGACCGTGGGCCGGGACAGGCCGAGCCGGGTGGAGAGGTCGATCTCGTTGCCGAGGAGGTTGCCGGGGGCGAGCTGCCCGTGCTCGATAGCCGCCTCCAGCTGCTGGGCGAGCTGGTAGTACAGCGGTACCGGACTGTTGCGGTCGAGGGCGAAGTGCAGGGCGTCGAGCGTGGCGCGGTTCCGGGGCTTCGCCATCGACGTACCTGCCTTTCGTGGTGGCGGCTTCAGGGGTACGGCCGACCGCAGCGGGTAGAGATCGTCCTCGTCGCCTCCCAGGTGTAGGCCCTGGGTCCCGGGCCTGTCAATGGTTTGTACTTACATTCGGACCTGAGAGTGAAATGATGTCTTAACAAAGTATTGACAGCGGGCTCATCAAGGGATTGGATCCGGGACCAACGCATCAGCCGCGTTTCTTTCCCGTCGTTCCCCCGTCGCACAGTGAGGTGCAGGAAAGATGGACCGCTCTTCGCACTCCCGCTCCCGCAGAATGACGCCCCTGGTGGCCCTGGCCGCTGCGGCAGCACTGACCCTCGCAGGCTGCTCCAGCAGCTCCGGCGGCAAGAAGGCCGAGGAAAGCGCGGAAGGCGCCTCCGCGGGCAAGGCCAACACACCGCGGATGACGGTCGCCCTCGTCACCCACCAGTCGCCGGGCGACACCTTCTGGGACATCGTCCGCAAGGGCGCCGAGGCCGCCGCGGCCAAGGACAACATCAAGCTCATCTACTCCAACGACCCGAGCGCGGGCGTCCAGGCCAACCTCGTGCAGAACGCCATCGACCAGAAGGTCGACGGCATCGCCGTCACCCTCGCCAAGCCGGACGCCCTCAAGGACGTCATAGCCGCGGCGAAGGCGGCGAACATACCCGTGGTCGGCCTCAACTCCGGGGTCAGCGAATGGCAGAAGCTCGGCCTGATGGAGTTCTTCGGCCAGGACGAGACCGTCGCCGGCGAGGCGCTCGGCAAGCGACTGAACGAGGCCGGCGCCAAGAAGGCCGTCTGTGTCATCCAGGAGCAGGGCAACATCGGCCTCACCCAGCGCTGCGACGGCGTAGAGAAGACCTTCTCCGGTTCGGTCGAGACGCTGAACGTCAACGGCACCGACATGCCGTCCGTGAAGTCGACGATCACCGCCAAGCTCGCCGAGGACAAGGCGATCGACTACGTGGTCACGCTGGGCGCACCCTTCGCGCTCACCGCCGCGCAGTCGGTGTCGGAGTCGGGCAGCGAGGCGAAGGTCGCCACCTTCGACCTCAACAAGGACCTGACCGGAGCCATCAGCAAGGGCACCATCGAGTTCGCCGTCGACCAGCAGCCCTACCTCCAGGGCTACTTGGCCATCGACTCGCTGTGGCTCTACAAGAACAACGGCAACTACATGGGCGGCGGTGAGCAGCCGGTGCTGACCGGCCCGGCCTTCGTCGACAAGTCCAACGTCGAGGCGGTCGCGGCCTTCGCCGCGAAGGGCACCCGGTGATGAGCATGACCCAGCATGCCGAGCCGGCGGTGACCTCACCGCCGGCCCCCGGCCCCAAGGGCACCGACGGGCGGACCGCCGAGCGGCCGCTGGCGCTGCGGCTGCTCGCCCGGCCCGAAGTGGGCGTGTTCCTGGGCGCCGTAGCGGTGTTGGTCTTCTTCCTCATCGCCGCCCCGCCGGTGCGCGACGGCGACTCGATGGCCAACATCCTGTACCAGTCGTCGACCATCGGGATCATGGCGCTGCCCGTGGCCCTGCTGATGATCGGCGGCGAGTTCGACCTGTCGGCCGGTGTCGCGGTGATCGCCTCGGCCCTGACCGCCAGCATGACCGCCTACCAGCTGAGCATGAACGTGTGGGTCGGCGTGATCGTCGCGCTCGTCGTGTCGCTCGCGGTCGGGCTGTTCAACGGCTGGATGCTGGTCAAGACCGGCCTGCCGAGCTTCCTGGTCACCCTCGGCACCTTCCTGATCCTGCAGGGCGCGAACCTGGCGATCACCAAGCTGGTCACCGGCAACGTCGCCACCGACGACATCAGCAACATGGACGGCTTCGACCAGGCCAAGGCCGTGTTCGCCTCCTCCTTCGACGTCGGCGGCGTCCAGGTGAAGATCACCATCGTGTGGTGGCTGGTCTTCGCCGCGCTCGCCACCTGGGTGCTGCTGCGCACCAAGTACGGCAACTGGATCTTCGCGGTCGGCGGCAACAAGGAGTCCGCGCGGGCCGTCGGTGTGCCGGTGACCTTCACCAAGATCTCGCTGTTCATGCTGGTCGGCTTCGGCGCCTGGTTCGTCGGCATGCACCAGCTGTTCTCCTTCAACACCGTGCAGTCCGGGGAGGGCGTCGGCCAGGAGCTCATCTACATCGCCGCTGCCGTCATCGGCGGCTGTCTGCTGACCGGTGGTTACGGCTCGGCGATCGGCCCGGTCTTCGGCGCGTTCATGTTCGGCATGGTCCAGCAGGGCATCGTCTACGCCGGCTGGAACCCCGACTGGTTCAAGGCGTTCCTGGGCGTGATGCTCCTCGGCGCCACGCTCATCAATCTGTGGGTCCGCCGGACGGCGACCCGGAGGTGACCGCAATGACGACCCCTCACGGAGCCATTCTCAAGGACACGGTCCCCGAGGAGGACCGGCCCATCGTCGAACTGCGGCAAGCGGGCAAGTCCTACGGCAACATCCGCGCCCTGCACGGCGTGAGCCTCGCCGTCCACCCCGGCAAGGTGACCTGTGTGCTCGGCGACAACGGCGCCGGAAAGTCCACCCTCATCAAAATCATCTCGGGGCTGCATCAGCACACCGAGGGCGAGTTCCTCGTCGACGGCGAACCGGTCCGCTTCACCACCCCCCGCGAGGCCCTCGACCGAGGCATCGCCACCGTCTACCAGGACCTGGCGACCGTCCCGCTGATGCCGGTGTGGCGGAACTTCTTCCTCGGCTCCGAGATGACCAAGGGCCCCTGGCCCGTCCGCCGCCTCGACATCGCCGCGATGAAGCGGACCGCCGATCACCAACTGCGCGAGATGGGCATCGTCCTCGACGACCTGGAACAGCCCATCGGCACCCTCTCCGGAGGCCAGCGCCAGTGCGTGGCCATCGCACGCGCCGTCTACTTCGGCGCCCGGGTGCTGATTCTGGACGAGCCGACCGCCGCCCTCGGCGTCAAGCAGTCCGGTGTGGTCCTGAAGTACATCGCCGCCGCCCGCGACCGCGGCCTCGGCGTCATCTTCATCACCCACAATCCGCACCACGCCTATATGGTCGGAGACCACTTCAGCGTGCTGCGGCTCGGCACCCTGGAGCTGTCCGCCTCCCGCGACCAGGTCAGCCTGGAAGAACTCACCAACCACATGGCGGGCGGCACTGAACTCGCCGCCCTCAAGCACGAGCTGTCGCAGGTGCGCGGCGTCGACGTCGAGGAACTCCCCGAAGAGGAAGACCTCACCGCACCCGTGGCCGGTACCCCCGAAGGAAAGGCGTGAACATGGCGGCACTCGACCGCATCCGGGTCGGCTCGGCCCCGGACTCCTGGGGCGTGTGGTTCCCCGACGACCCCCAGCAGGTGCCCTGGACACGCTTCCTGGACGAGGTCGCCGAGGCCGGATACCAGTGGATCGAACTCGGCCCGTACGGCTATCTCCCCACCGACCCCGCCCGGCTCACCGACGAGGTCGCCCGCCGCAACCTCAAGGTGTCCGCCGGCACGGTCTTCACCGGTCTGCACCGCGGCCCGTCCGTCTGGGAGTCCACCTGGGAGCACGTCAGCCAGGTCGCCGCGCTCACCCAGGCGATGGGCGCCCGGCACCTCGTCGTCATCCCCTCCTTCTGGCGCGACGACAAGACCGCCGAGATCCTGGAACCGCCGGAGCTGACCGGCGAGCAGTGGGCCCACCTCACCAAGGGCATGGAGCGGCTCGGCCATGAGGTCAAGGAGGCCTACGGCCTCGACATCGTCGTCCACCCGCATGCCGACACCCATATCGACACCGAGGACCATGTGGAGCGCTTCCTCGACTCCACCGACTCCGACCTCGTCAACCTCTGCCTGGACACCGGGCACTACGCCTACTGCGGCGGCGACAGCGTCAAGCTGATCGAGACCTACGGCGAGCGCATCGGCTATCTGCACCTCAAGCAGGTCGACCCGGAGATCCTCGCGGACGTCGTGAAGAACGAGGTCCCGTTCGGTCCCGCCGTCCAGCGCGGTGTGATGTGCGAACCGCCCTCCGGCGTCCCGGAGCTGGAGCCGGTTCTGGTGGCGGCGCAGCGGCTCGGAGTCGAGCTGTTCGCCATCGTCGAGCAGGACATGTACCCCTGTGAGCCGGACAAGCCGCTGCCGATCGCGGTGCGCACCCGGAAGTTCCTGAGGTCCTGTGGTGCCTGAGGCCGCACCCCTGGGAGTGGCCGTCATCGGCACCGGCCGCATGGGCGCCGACCATGTCCGCCGTATCCAGGAGGTCATCAGCGGGGCCCGGGTCACCGCCGTGGTGGACGTCGACGCGGAGCGGGCCAAGGCCGTGGCCGCCCGCGTCGACGGCTGCGCCGTGCACACCGACCCGGC of the Streptomyces sp. NBC_00287 genome contains:
- the galE gene encoding UDP-glucose 4-epimerase GalE; amino-acid sequence: MSAPSTVLVTGGGGFIGSHACVELLDHGYEVIVVDNYSNSSPQVFARVERIAGRFVGAVYDLDIRDRHALSAVFDRHTVDAVLHFAGMKSGSGSLRAPVAYYDVNVGGTTALLGAMHEHGVHQLVYSSSCSVYGDAGPGPLGEATPPRPVHPYAASKWACEQILADVCRRCPEYTVLCLRCFNPAGAHPSGLLGEDPQGTPDNLMPYLAQAAVGRHPRLKVFGGDYPTGDGTAVRDYLHVMDTVDAHRVALDHLADAPGMHVFNLGLGQGSSVLDVVAEYSRACGRPVPYEVTARRPGDVAELVADASAVDRAWGWRPTRDLADMCRDSWRFQQLNPLGYAGSARGQKP
- a CDS encoding sugar ABC transporter substrate-binding protein; the encoded protein is MDRSSHSRSRRMTPLVALAAAAALTLAGCSSSSGGKKAEESAEGASAGKANTPRMTVALVTHQSPGDTFWDIVRKGAEAAAAKDNIKLIYSNDPSAGVQANLVQNAIDQKVDGIAVTLAKPDALKDVIAAAKAANIPVVGLNSGVSEWQKLGLMEFFGQDETVAGEALGKRLNEAGAKKAVCVIQEQGNIGLTQRCDGVEKTFSGSVETLNVNGTDMPSVKSTITAKLAEDKAIDYVVTLGAPFALTAAQSVSESGSEAKVATFDLNKDLTGAISKGTIEFAVDQQPYLQGYLAIDSLWLYKNNGNYMGGGEQPVLTGPAFVDKSNVEAVAAFAAKGTR
- a CDS encoding ATP-binding cassette domain-containing protein; translation: MTTPHGAILKDTVPEEDRPIVELRQAGKSYGNIRALHGVSLAVHPGKVTCVLGDNGAGKSTLIKIISGLHQHTEGEFLVDGEPVRFTTPREALDRGIATVYQDLATVPLMPVWRNFFLGSEMTKGPWPVRRLDIAAMKRTADHQLREMGIVLDDLEQPIGTLSGGQRQCVAIARAVYFGARVLILDEPTAALGVKQSGVVLKYIAAARDRGLGVIFITHNPHHAYMVGDHFSVLRLGTLELSASRDQVSLEELTNHMAGGTELAALKHELSQVRGVDVEELPEEEDLTAPVAGTPEGKA
- a CDS encoding sugar phosphate isomerase/epimerase family protein; this encodes MAALDRIRVGSAPDSWGVWFPDDPQQVPWTRFLDEVAEAGYQWIELGPYGYLPTDPARLTDEVARRNLKVSAGTVFTGLHRGPSVWESTWEHVSQVAALTQAMGARHLVVIPSFWRDDKTAEILEPPELTGEQWAHLTKGMERLGHEVKEAYGLDIVVHPHADTHIDTEDHVERFLDSTDSDLVNLCLDTGHYAYCGGDSVKLIETYGERIGYLHLKQVDPEILADVVKNEVPFGPAVQRGVMCEPPSGVPELEPVLVAAQRLGVELFAIVEQDMYPCEPDKPLPIAVRTRKFLRSCGA
- a CDS encoding glycoside hydrolase family 15 protein, which encodes MNAPIEDYALLSDLETAAMVGRDGSVDWLCLPRFDSPACLAALLGTADNGFWRLAPVAARGPCTSRAYRHDTLVLDSYWATATGTVRVTDFMPPRTQLPCLIRIVEGLSGSVTLRSELRLRFHQGRVVPWARTDADGTVAVAGPDAVWVSTDGPVRVLGGEPSTVAEFTVTAGHRQALTLAWSPSHLPGPPAPLAVPAETVLKETVDYWRRWTGRCRYDGPWRDAVVRSLITLKALTYAPTGGIVAAPTTSLPGCLGGERNWDQRYCWLRDSTLALSCLLRCGYREEATAWLDWLVRAIAGDPADLQTVYGVGGQRLLPETEAPWLPGYEDSRPVRFGNSAVGQFQLDVYGEVLDTLCLSLLAGIPMPAHVWNLVESMMGFLQRHWREPDRGLWQVRGPRRQFVHSKVMTWVAADRALRMGELLGRNGSSDRWRAMRDEVRRQVCRKGWDPAQRSFVQAYGSPALDASALLLPKVGFLPAGDARVRGTVHAMSGLAEGGFLRRYAHGGPGMHEVDGLPGHEGTFVSCSLWYADALAATGRAAEARETFERVLAVRNDVGLLSEQWDPAAGRQLGNAPQAFSHLALAETAFALAGIGNPTASAPARTPRTRAG
- a CDS encoding GntR family transcriptional regulator → MAKPRNRATLDALHFALDRNSPVPLYYQLAQQLEAAIEHGQLAPGNLLGNEIDLSTRLGLSRPTVRQAIQSLVDKGLLVRRRGVGTQVVHSQVKRPLELSSLYDDLEAAGQGPTTQVVRNETVPAAADVAAALGLAEGAEVTLLERLRSTHGQPVALLCNYLPATLLELDTARLESTGLYRMMRSAGLTLHSARQTIGARCATAEEAARLDEKKGAALLTMQRTAYDDSGRAVEYGTHIYRASRYAFDFQLLVRN
- a CDS encoding ABC transporter permease; translation: MSMTQHAEPAVTSPPAPGPKGTDGRTAERPLALRLLARPEVGVFLGAVAVLVFFLIAAPPVRDGDSMANILYQSSTIGIMALPVALLMIGGEFDLSAGVAVIASALTASMTAYQLSMNVWVGVIVALVVSLAVGLFNGWMLVKTGLPSFLVTLGTFLILQGANLAITKLVTGNVATDDISNMDGFDQAKAVFASSFDVGGVQVKITIVWWLVFAALATWVLLRTKYGNWIFAVGGNKESARAVGVPVTFTKISLFMLVGFGAWFVGMHQLFSFNTVQSGEGVGQELIYIAAAVIGGCLLTGGYGSAIGPVFGAFMFGMVQQGIVYAGWNPDWFKAFLGVMLLGATLINLWVRRTATRR